A window of the Henckelia pumila isolate YLH828 chromosome 3, ASM3356847v2, whole genome shotgun sequence genome harbors these coding sequences:
- the LOC140892841 gene encoding uncharacterized protein, whose translation MGLYGTRRKLPLNGRYFRHLSPIPTTHRRACSHLSEKNPTGKIASAMDNESSNHRQNSANGDASDDGDPEVWAAFTANFSQVQSVLDRNRALIQQVNENHRSKIQDNLVKNVDLIQEINGNIAKVVSLYSNLSADFSSLFHQRNADGGKAEEKNNGAIDSELRERSSRDRVFSSIWSTKYCESRTKAQISALVLVPLTNLAIESRTKFSIENCGGRLTLNKWWSRTFASLLLLWSFLIGGTVDLVSSEAVYTKG comes from the exons ATGGGCTTATATGGTACACGTAGGAAGTTGCCTTTAAATGGCAGATATTTTCGACATCTTAGTCCAATCCCCACAACACATCGACGCGCGTGCTCTCACCTTTCCGAAAAAAACCCCACCGGAAAAATCGCCTCCGCCATGGACAACGAGTCCTCCAACCACCGCCAGAACTCCGCCAATGGAGACGCTTCCGACGACGGAGATCCTGAAGTATGGGCGGCGTTCACCGCCAATTTCAGCCAGGTCCAATCGGTCCTCGACCGCAACCGCGCTCTCATTCAGCAGGTGAACGAGAATCATCGCTCCAAAATCCAAGATAATCTGGTGAAGAACGTCGATTTGATCCAGGAAATCAACGGGAACATCGCCAAGGTCGTGTCTCTCTACTCTAATCTGTCCGCTGATTTCTCCAGCTTGTTCCATCAGAGGAATGCCGACGGCGGCAAGGCCGAAGAAAAAAACAACGG CGCAATCGATTCAGAGCTCCGCGAACGATCTTCACGAGATCGAGTCTTCTCCTCAATATGGTCCACTAAATATTGCGAGTCTCGAACCAAAGCACAAATATCGGCCCTAGTTCTCGTCCCACTAACCAATCTTGCGATCGAGTCTCGCACCAAGTTTAGCATCGAAAACTGTGGGGGTCGATTGACTTTGAACAAATGGTGGTCTCGTACTTTTGCTAGTTTGTTGCTTTTGTGGAGTTTTCTTATTGGAGGAACTGTGGATTTGGTGTCATCTGAGGCAGTATATACGAAGGGTTGA